In Phycodurus eques isolate BA_2022a chromosome 10, UOR_Pequ_1.1, whole genome shotgun sequence, a genomic segment contains:
- the LOC133408645 gene encoding RNA-binding protein 39-like isoform X7 translates to MADDLDIEAMLEAPYRKDDKTASPDGGDEQAKRKKRSRSRERKRSKSRERKRSRSRERKRSREKRRSRSRERRRSRERGGRYRDYHKTRKRSRSRSPIRREKSPIRREKSPIRREKSPNKLPVDNLTPEERDARTVFCMQLAARIRPRDLEDFFSAVGKVRDVRMISDRNSRRSKGIAYIEFVEASSVPLAIGLTGQRLLGVPIIVQASQAEKNRAAAAAAAANNLQKGSSGPMRLYIGSLHFNITEEMLRGIFEPFGRIEGIQLMMDSETGRSKGYGFITFADAECAKKALEQLNGFELAGRPMKVGHVTERSDGSAAASLLDSDELERTGIDLGTTGRLQLMARLAEGTGLQIPPAAQQALQMSGAIAIGAMAAVSAAMNPSMNLNMNPPALNLPSQPLATHCFQLSNMFNPSSEEHPGWEVDIQHDVIEECNKHGGVVHIYVDKNSTEGNVYVKCPSIPAAMAAVSALHGRYFAGKMIKAAYVPLPAYHNLFPDAATATQLLVPPPRR, encoded by the exons ATGGCGGACGACCTGGACATCGAGGCCATGCTGGAGGCTCCTTACAGGAAG GACGACAAGACGGCCAGCCCCGATGGCGGGGACGAACAGGCCAAGAG GAAGAAGCGGAGCCGCAGCCGCGAGAGGAAGCGCAGCAAGAGTCGAGAGAGGAAGCGGAGTCGCAGCCGCGAGCGCAAACGCAGCCGCGAGAAGCGGCGCAGTCGCAGCCGAGAACGGCGGCGTAGTCGCGAGAGGGGCGGCCGCTACAGAGACTATCACAAGAC GCGGAAGCGGTCGAGGAGCAGGAGTCCCATAAGGAGAGAGAAGAGTCCCATCAGAAGAGAGAAAAGTCCCATCAGACGGGAGAAGAGTCCCAACAA GTTGCCGGTCGACAATTTGACTCCAGAGGAGCGAGATGCCAGGACCGTCTTCTGCATGCAACTGGCTGCCCGCATTCGCCCTCGAGATCTGGAGGACTTCTTCTCTGCTGTGGGGAAG GTTCGAGACGTGAGGATGATCTCAGACAGGAATTCGCGCCGCTCGAAGGGCATCGCTTACATCGAGTTTGTGGAGGCCAGCTCGGTTCCTCTCGCCATCGGGCTGACGGGACAAAGGCTGCTGGGAGTTCCCATCATCGTGCAGGCCTCGCAG GCCGAGAAGAACCGAGCGGCCGCGGCGGCGGCCGCCGCCAACAACCTTCAAAAAGGATCGTCGGGACCCATGAGGCTTTACATCGGCTCGCTGCACTTCAACATCACCGAGGAGATGCTGAGAGGAATCTTCGAGCCCTTCGGAAGG ATCGAAGGCATCCAGCTGATGATGGACAGCGAGACGGGGCGGTCCAAAGGATACGGCTTCATCACG TTTGCAGACGCCGAGTGCGCCAAGAAAGCTCTGGAACAGCTCAACGGCTTCGAGCTGGCGGGTCGGCCCATGAAGGTGGGTCACGTGACGGAGCGCAGCGACGGGTCTGCCGCCGCCTCTCTGCTGGACAGCGACGAGCTGGAGCGCACCGGCATCGACCTCGGGACCACCGGGCGGCTGCAGCTCATGGCTCGTCTCGCCGAGG GGACTGGTCTGCAGATCCCTCCAGCTGCCCAGCAAGCGCTGCAGATGAGCGGCGCCATCGCCATCGGCGCCATGGCCGCCGTCTCGG ctgcCATGAATCCATCCATGAACCTCAACATGAACCCGCCGGCCCTCAACCTTCCGTCTCAGCCGCTGGCCACACACTGTTTCCAACTCTCCAATATGTTCAACCCCAGCAG TGAGGAGCATCCCGGCTGGGAGGTGGACATCCAGCACGATGTCATCGAGGAGTGCAACAAACATGGTGGCGTGGTTCACATCTACGTGGACAAGAACTCAACGGAG GGCAACGTGTATGTCAAGTGTCCGTCCATCCCCGCTGCCATGGCGGCCGTCAGCGCTCTTCACGGACGATACTTTGCAG GCAAGATGATCAAGGCGGCATACGTGCCGCTTCCCGCCTACCACAACTTGTTCCCGGACGCCGCCACCGCCACGCAGCTGCTGGTCCCGCCCCCGCGGCGATGA
- the LOC133408645 gene encoding RNA-binding protein 39-like isoform X6, with amino-acid sequence MADDLDIEAMLEAPYRKDDKTASPDGGDEQAKRKKRSRSRERKRSKSRERKRSRSRERKRSREKRRSRSRERRRSRERGGRYRDYHKTRKRSRSRSPIRREKSPIRREKSPIRREKSPNKSVLTRLPVDNLTPEERDARTVFCMQLAARIRPRDLEDFFSAVGKVRDVRMISDRNSRRSKGIAYIEFVEASSVPLAIGLTGQRLLGVPIIVQASQAEKNRAAAAAAAANNLQKGSSGPMRLYIGSLHFNITEEMLRGIFEPFGRIEGIQLMMDSETGRSKGYGFITFADAECAKKALEQLNGFELAGRPMKVGHVTERSDGSAAASLLDSDELERTGIDLGTTGRLQLMARLAEGTGLQIPPAAQQALQMSGAIAIGAMAAVSAAMNPSMNLNMNPPALNLPSQPLATHCFQLSNMFNPSSEEHPGWEVDIQHDVIEECNKHGGVVHIYVDKNSTEGNVYVKCPSIPAAMAAVSALHGRYFAGKMIKAAYVPLPAYHNLFPDAATATQLLVPPPRR; translated from the exons ATGGCGGACGACCTGGACATCGAGGCCATGCTGGAGGCTCCTTACAGGAAG GACGACAAGACGGCCAGCCCCGATGGCGGGGACGAACAGGCCAAGAG GAAGAAGCGGAGCCGCAGCCGCGAGAGGAAGCGCAGCAAGAGTCGAGAGAGGAAGCGGAGTCGCAGCCGCGAGCGCAAACGCAGCCGCGAGAAGCGGCGCAGTCGCAGCCGAGAACGGCGGCGTAGTCGCGAGAGGGGCGGCCGCTACAGAGACTATCACAAGAC GCGGAAGCGGTCGAGGAGCAGGAGTCCCATAAGGAGAGAGAAGAGTCCCATCAGAAGAGAGAAAAGTCCCATCAGACGGGAGAAGAGTCCCAACAAGTCAGTCTTGACGAG GTTGCCGGTCGACAATTTGACTCCAGAGGAGCGAGATGCCAGGACCGTCTTCTGCATGCAACTGGCTGCCCGCATTCGCCCTCGAGATCTGGAGGACTTCTTCTCTGCTGTGGGGAAG GTTCGAGACGTGAGGATGATCTCAGACAGGAATTCGCGCCGCTCGAAGGGCATCGCTTACATCGAGTTTGTGGAGGCCAGCTCGGTTCCTCTCGCCATCGGGCTGACGGGACAAAGGCTGCTGGGAGTTCCCATCATCGTGCAGGCCTCGCAG GCCGAGAAGAACCGAGCGGCCGCGGCGGCGGCCGCCGCCAACAACCTTCAAAAAGGATCGTCGGGACCCATGAGGCTTTACATCGGCTCGCTGCACTTCAACATCACCGAGGAGATGCTGAGAGGAATCTTCGAGCCCTTCGGAAGG ATCGAAGGCATCCAGCTGATGATGGACAGCGAGACGGGGCGGTCCAAAGGATACGGCTTCATCACG TTTGCAGACGCCGAGTGCGCCAAGAAAGCTCTGGAACAGCTCAACGGCTTCGAGCTGGCGGGTCGGCCCATGAAGGTGGGTCACGTGACGGAGCGCAGCGACGGGTCTGCCGCCGCCTCTCTGCTGGACAGCGACGAGCTGGAGCGCACCGGCATCGACCTCGGGACCACCGGGCGGCTGCAGCTCATGGCTCGTCTCGCCGAGG GGACTGGTCTGCAGATCCCTCCAGCTGCCCAGCAAGCGCTGCAGATGAGCGGCGCCATCGCCATCGGCGCCATGGCCGCCGTCTCGG ctgcCATGAATCCATCCATGAACCTCAACATGAACCCGCCGGCCCTCAACCTTCCGTCTCAGCCGCTGGCCACACACTGTTTCCAACTCTCCAATATGTTCAACCCCAGCAG TGAGGAGCATCCCGGCTGGGAGGTGGACATCCAGCACGATGTCATCGAGGAGTGCAACAAACATGGTGGCGTGGTTCACATCTACGTGGACAAGAACTCAACGGAG GGCAACGTGTATGTCAAGTGTCCGTCCATCCCCGCTGCCATGGCGGCCGTCAGCGCTCTTCACGGACGATACTTTGCAG GCAAGATGATCAAGGCGGCATACGTGCCGCTTCCCGCCTACCACAACTTGTTCCCGGACGCCGCCACCGCCACGCAGCTGCTGGTCCCGCCCCCGCGGCGATGA
- the LOC133408645 gene encoding RNA-binding protein 39-like isoform X1, translating into MVEDPQIQAMGDSDPVFLSCQSVCVVRPSAFCLSSVCSSLFFQLACCLSFICLSIFGILHVLAFLSVCMSSPVHPSVCPRRLTFNSGPRHRVVIGRRPIRKKRSRSRERKRSKSRERKRSRSRERKRSREKRRSRSRERRRSRERGGRYRDYHKTRKRSRSRSPIRREKSPIRREKSPIRREKSPNKSVLTRLPVDNLTPEERDARTVFCMQLAARIRPRDLEDFFSAVGKVRDVRMISDRNSRRSKGIAYIEFVEASSVPLAIGLTGQRLLGVPIIVQASQAEKNRAAAAAAAANNLQKGSSGPMRLYIGSLHFNITEEMLRGIFEPFGRIEGIQLMMDSETGRSKGYGFITFADAECAKKALEQLNGFELAGRPMKVGHVTERSDGSAAASLLDSDELERTGIDLGTTGRLQLMARLAEGTGLQIPPAAQQALQMSGAIAIGAMAAVSAAMNPSMNLNMNPPALNLPSQPLATHCFQLSNMFNPSSEEHPGWEVDIQHDVIEECNKHGGVVHIYVDKNSTEGNVYVKCPSIPAAMAAVSALHGRYFAGKMIKAAYVPLPAYHNLFPDAATATQLLVPPPRR; encoded by the exons atggtggaggatccccaaatccag GCAATGGGGGATTCGGATCCTGTCTTCCTTTCCTGTCAATCTGTCTGTGTTGTCCGTCCGTCTGCATTTTGTCTGTCCTCTGTCTGCTCGTCTTTGTTCTTCCAGTTGGCCTGCTGTCTGTCCTTCATTTGTTTGTCTATCTTCGGCATCCTACATGTCCTGGCTttcttgtctgtctgcatgtccTCTCCCGTCCATCCGTCTGTCTGTCCTCGCCGTCTCACCTTTAACAGCGGTCCTCGCCACCGTGTTGTGATTGGCCGCCGCCCCATCAGGAAGAAGCGGAGCCGCAGCCGCGAGAGGAAGCGCAGCAAGAGTCGAGAGAGGAAGCGGAGTCGCAGCCGCGAGCGCAAACGCAGCCGCGAGAAGCGGCGCAGTCGCAGCCGAGAACGGCGGCGTAGTCGCGAGAGGGGCGGCCGCTACAGAGACTATCACAAGAC GCGGAAGCGGTCGAGGAGCAGGAGTCCCATAAGGAGAGAGAAGAGTCCCATCAGAAGAGAGAAAAGTCCCATCAGACGGGAGAAGAGTCCCAACAAGTCAGTCTTGACGAG GTTGCCGGTCGACAATTTGACTCCAGAGGAGCGAGATGCCAGGACCGTCTTCTGCATGCAACTGGCTGCCCGCATTCGCCCTCGAGATCTGGAGGACTTCTTCTCTGCTGTGGGGAAG GTTCGAGACGTGAGGATGATCTCAGACAGGAATTCGCGCCGCTCGAAGGGCATCGCTTACATCGAGTTTGTGGAGGCCAGCTCGGTTCCTCTCGCCATCGGGCTGACGGGACAAAGGCTGCTGGGAGTTCCCATCATCGTGCAGGCCTCGCAG GCCGAGAAGAACCGAGCGGCCGCGGCGGCGGCCGCCGCCAACAACCTTCAAAAAGGATCGTCGGGACCCATGAGGCTTTACATCGGCTCGCTGCACTTCAACATCACCGAGGAGATGCTGAGAGGAATCTTCGAGCCCTTCGGAAGG ATCGAAGGCATCCAGCTGATGATGGACAGCGAGACGGGGCGGTCCAAAGGATACGGCTTCATCACG TTTGCAGACGCCGAGTGCGCCAAGAAAGCTCTGGAACAGCTCAACGGCTTCGAGCTGGCGGGTCGGCCCATGAAGGTGGGTCACGTGACGGAGCGCAGCGACGGGTCTGCCGCCGCCTCTCTGCTGGACAGCGACGAGCTGGAGCGCACCGGCATCGACCTCGGGACCACCGGGCGGCTGCAGCTCATGGCTCGTCTCGCCGAGG GGACTGGTCTGCAGATCCCTCCAGCTGCCCAGCAAGCGCTGCAGATGAGCGGCGCCATCGCCATCGGCGCCATGGCCGCCGTCTCGG ctgcCATGAATCCATCCATGAACCTCAACATGAACCCGCCGGCCCTCAACCTTCCGTCTCAGCCGCTGGCCACACACTGTTTCCAACTCTCCAATATGTTCAACCCCAGCAG TGAGGAGCATCCCGGCTGGGAGGTGGACATCCAGCACGATGTCATCGAGGAGTGCAACAAACATGGTGGCGTGGTTCACATCTACGTGGACAAGAACTCAACGGAG GGCAACGTGTATGTCAAGTGTCCGTCCATCCCCGCTGCCATGGCGGCCGTCAGCGCTCTTCACGGACGATACTTTGCAG GCAAGATGATCAAGGCGGCATACGTGCCGCTTCCCGCCTACCACAACTTGTTCCCGGACGCCGCCACCGCCACGCAGCTGCTGGTCCCGCCCCCGCGGCGATGA
- the LOC133408645 gene encoding RNA-binding protein 39-like isoform X8, with protein MQLAARIRPRDLEDFFSAVGKVRDVRMISDRNSRRSKGIAYIEFVEASSVPLAIGLTGQRLLGVPIIVQASQAEKNRAAAAAAAANNLQKGSSGPMRLYIGSLHFNITEEMLRGIFEPFGRIEGIQLMMDSETGRSKGYGFITFADAECAKKALEQLNGFELAGRPMKVGHVTERSDGSAAASLLDSDELERTGIDLGTTGRLQLMARLAEGTGLQIPPAAQQALQMSGAIAIGAMAAVSAAMNPSMNLNMNPPALNLPSQPLATHCFQLSNMFNPSSEEHPGWEVDIQHDVIEECNKHGGVVHIYVDKNSTEGNVYVKCPSIPAAMAAVSALHGRYFAGKMIKAAYVPLPAYHNLFPDAATATQLLVPPPRR; from the exons ATGCAACTGGCTGCCCGCATTCGCCCTCGAGATCTGGAGGACTTCTTCTCTGCTGTGGGGAAG GTTCGAGACGTGAGGATGATCTCAGACAGGAATTCGCGCCGCTCGAAGGGCATCGCTTACATCGAGTTTGTGGAGGCCAGCTCGGTTCCTCTCGCCATCGGGCTGACGGGACAAAGGCTGCTGGGAGTTCCCATCATCGTGCAGGCCTCGCAG GCCGAGAAGAACCGAGCGGCCGCGGCGGCGGCCGCCGCCAACAACCTTCAAAAAGGATCGTCGGGACCCATGAGGCTTTACATCGGCTCGCTGCACTTCAACATCACCGAGGAGATGCTGAGAGGAATCTTCGAGCCCTTCGGAAGG ATCGAAGGCATCCAGCTGATGATGGACAGCGAGACGGGGCGGTCCAAAGGATACGGCTTCATCACG TTTGCAGACGCCGAGTGCGCCAAGAAAGCTCTGGAACAGCTCAACGGCTTCGAGCTGGCGGGTCGGCCCATGAAGGTGGGTCACGTGACGGAGCGCAGCGACGGGTCTGCCGCCGCCTCTCTGCTGGACAGCGACGAGCTGGAGCGCACCGGCATCGACCTCGGGACCACCGGGCGGCTGCAGCTCATGGCTCGTCTCGCCGAGG GGACTGGTCTGCAGATCCCTCCAGCTGCCCAGCAAGCGCTGCAGATGAGCGGCGCCATCGCCATCGGCGCCATGGCCGCCGTCTCGG ctgcCATGAATCCATCCATGAACCTCAACATGAACCCGCCGGCCCTCAACCTTCCGTCTCAGCCGCTGGCCACACACTGTTTCCAACTCTCCAATATGTTCAACCCCAGCAG TGAGGAGCATCCCGGCTGGGAGGTGGACATCCAGCACGATGTCATCGAGGAGTGCAACAAACATGGTGGCGTGGTTCACATCTACGTGGACAAGAACTCAACGGAG GGCAACGTGTATGTCAAGTGTCCGTCCATCCCCGCTGCCATGGCGGCCGTCAGCGCTCTTCACGGACGATACTTTGCAG GCAAGATGATCAAGGCGGCATACGTGCCGCTTCCCGCCTACCACAACTTGTTCCCGGACGCCGCCACCGCCACGCAGCTGCTGGTCCCGCCCCCGCGGCGATGA
- the LOC133408645 gene encoding RNA-binding protein 39-like isoform X5: protein MADDLDIEAMLEAPYRKDDKTASPDGGDEQAKSGPRHRVVIGRRPIRKKRSRSRERKRSKSRERKRSRSRERKRSREKRRSRSRERRRSRERGGRYRDYHKTRKRSRSRSPIRREKSPIRREKSPIRREKSPNKSVLTRLPVDNLTPEERDARTVFCMQLAARIRPRDLEDFFSAVGKVRDVRMISDRNSRRSKGIAYIEFVEASSVPLAIGLTGQRLLGVPIIVQASQAEKNRAAAAAAAANNLQKGSSGPMRLYIGSLHFNITEEMLRGIFEPFGRIEGIQLMMDSETGRSKGYGFITFADAECAKKALEQLNGFELAGRPMKVGHVTERSDGSAAASLLDSDELERTGIDLGTTGRLQLMARLAEGTGLQIPPAAQQALQMSGAIAIGAMAAVSAAMNPSMNLNMNPPALNLPSQPLATHCFQLSNMFNPSSEEHPGWEVDIQHDVIEECNKHGGVVHIYVDKNSTEGNVYVKCPSIPAAMAAVSALHGRYFAGKMIKAAYVPLPAYHNLFPDAATATQLLVPPPRR from the exons ATGGCGGACGACCTGGACATCGAGGCCATGCTGGAGGCTCCTTACAGGAAG GACGACAAGACGGCCAGCCCCGATGGCGGGGACGAACAGGCCAAGAG CGGTCCTCGCCACCGTGTTGTGATTGGCCGCCGCCCCATCAGGAAGAAGCGGAGCCGCAGCCGCGAGAGGAAGCGCAGCAAGAGTCGAGAGAGGAAGCGGAGTCGCAGCCGCGAGCGCAAACGCAGCCGCGAGAAGCGGCGCAGTCGCAGCCGAGAACGGCGGCGTAGTCGCGAGAGGGGCGGCCGCTACAGAGACTATCACAAGAC GCGGAAGCGGTCGAGGAGCAGGAGTCCCATAAGGAGAGAGAAGAGTCCCATCAGAAGAGAGAAAAGTCCCATCAGACGGGAGAAGAGTCCCAACAAGTCAGTCTTGACGAG GTTGCCGGTCGACAATTTGACTCCAGAGGAGCGAGATGCCAGGACCGTCTTCTGCATGCAACTGGCTGCCCGCATTCGCCCTCGAGATCTGGAGGACTTCTTCTCTGCTGTGGGGAAG GTTCGAGACGTGAGGATGATCTCAGACAGGAATTCGCGCCGCTCGAAGGGCATCGCTTACATCGAGTTTGTGGAGGCCAGCTCGGTTCCTCTCGCCATCGGGCTGACGGGACAAAGGCTGCTGGGAGTTCCCATCATCGTGCAGGCCTCGCAG GCCGAGAAGAACCGAGCGGCCGCGGCGGCGGCCGCCGCCAACAACCTTCAAAAAGGATCGTCGGGACCCATGAGGCTTTACATCGGCTCGCTGCACTTCAACATCACCGAGGAGATGCTGAGAGGAATCTTCGAGCCCTTCGGAAGG ATCGAAGGCATCCAGCTGATGATGGACAGCGAGACGGGGCGGTCCAAAGGATACGGCTTCATCACG TTTGCAGACGCCGAGTGCGCCAAGAAAGCTCTGGAACAGCTCAACGGCTTCGAGCTGGCGGGTCGGCCCATGAAGGTGGGTCACGTGACGGAGCGCAGCGACGGGTCTGCCGCCGCCTCTCTGCTGGACAGCGACGAGCTGGAGCGCACCGGCATCGACCTCGGGACCACCGGGCGGCTGCAGCTCATGGCTCGTCTCGCCGAGG GGACTGGTCTGCAGATCCCTCCAGCTGCCCAGCAAGCGCTGCAGATGAGCGGCGCCATCGCCATCGGCGCCATGGCCGCCGTCTCGG ctgcCATGAATCCATCCATGAACCTCAACATGAACCCGCCGGCCCTCAACCTTCCGTCTCAGCCGCTGGCCACACACTGTTTCCAACTCTCCAATATGTTCAACCCCAGCAG TGAGGAGCATCCCGGCTGGGAGGTGGACATCCAGCACGATGTCATCGAGGAGTGCAACAAACATGGTGGCGTGGTTCACATCTACGTGGACAAGAACTCAACGGAG GGCAACGTGTATGTCAAGTGTCCGTCCATCCCCGCTGCCATGGCGGCCGTCAGCGCTCTTCACGGACGATACTTTGCAG GCAAGATGATCAAGGCGGCATACGTGCCGCTTCCCGCCTACCACAACTTGTTCCCGGACGCCGCCACCGCCACGCAGCTGCTGGTCCCGCCCCCGCGGCGATGA
- the LOC133408645 gene encoding RNA-binding protein 39-like isoform X2 — protein sequence MVEDPQIQAMGDSDPVFLSCQSVCVVRPSAFCLSSVCSSLFFQLACCLSFICLSIFGILHVLAFLSVCMSSPVHPSVCPRRLTFNSGPRHRVVIGRRPIRKKRSRSRERKRSKSRERKRSRSRERKRSREKRRSRSRERRRSRERGGRYRDYHKTRKRSRSRSPIRREKSPIRREKSPIRREKSPNKLPVDNLTPEERDARTVFCMQLAARIRPRDLEDFFSAVGKVRDVRMISDRNSRRSKGIAYIEFVEASSVPLAIGLTGQRLLGVPIIVQASQAEKNRAAAAAAAANNLQKGSSGPMRLYIGSLHFNITEEMLRGIFEPFGRIEGIQLMMDSETGRSKGYGFITFADAECAKKALEQLNGFELAGRPMKVGHVTERSDGSAAASLLDSDELERTGIDLGTTGRLQLMARLAEGTGLQIPPAAQQALQMSGAIAIGAMAAVSAAMNPSMNLNMNPPALNLPSQPLATHCFQLSNMFNPSSEEHPGWEVDIQHDVIEECNKHGGVVHIYVDKNSTEGNVYVKCPSIPAAMAAVSALHGRYFAGKMIKAAYVPLPAYHNLFPDAATATQLLVPPPRR from the exons atggtggaggatccccaaatccag GCAATGGGGGATTCGGATCCTGTCTTCCTTTCCTGTCAATCTGTCTGTGTTGTCCGTCCGTCTGCATTTTGTCTGTCCTCTGTCTGCTCGTCTTTGTTCTTCCAGTTGGCCTGCTGTCTGTCCTTCATTTGTTTGTCTATCTTCGGCATCCTACATGTCCTGGCTttcttgtctgtctgcatgtccTCTCCCGTCCATCCGTCTGTCTGTCCTCGCCGTCTCACCTTTAACAGCGGTCCTCGCCACCGTGTTGTGATTGGCCGCCGCCCCATCAGGAAGAAGCGGAGCCGCAGCCGCGAGAGGAAGCGCAGCAAGAGTCGAGAGAGGAAGCGGAGTCGCAGCCGCGAGCGCAAACGCAGCCGCGAGAAGCGGCGCAGTCGCAGCCGAGAACGGCGGCGTAGTCGCGAGAGGGGCGGCCGCTACAGAGACTATCACAAGAC GCGGAAGCGGTCGAGGAGCAGGAGTCCCATAAGGAGAGAGAAGAGTCCCATCAGAAGAGAGAAAAGTCCCATCAGACGGGAGAAGAGTCCCAACAA GTTGCCGGTCGACAATTTGACTCCAGAGGAGCGAGATGCCAGGACCGTCTTCTGCATGCAACTGGCTGCCCGCATTCGCCCTCGAGATCTGGAGGACTTCTTCTCTGCTGTGGGGAAG GTTCGAGACGTGAGGATGATCTCAGACAGGAATTCGCGCCGCTCGAAGGGCATCGCTTACATCGAGTTTGTGGAGGCCAGCTCGGTTCCTCTCGCCATCGGGCTGACGGGACAAAGGCTGCTGGGAGTTCCCATCATCGTGCAGGCCTCGCAG GCCGAGAAGAACCGAGCGGCCGCGGCGGCGGCCGCCGCCAACAACCTTCAAAAAGGATCGTCGGGACCCATGAGGCTTTACATCGGCTCGCTGCACTTCAACATCACCGAGGAGATGCTGAGAGGAATCTTCGAGCCCTTCGGAAGG ATCGAAGGCATCCAGCTGATGATGGACAGCGAGACGGGGCGGTCCAAAGGATACGGCTTCATCACG TTTGCAGACGCCGAGTGCGCCAAGAAAGCTCTGGAACAGCTCAACGGCTTCGAGCTGGCGGGTCGGCCCATGAAGGTGGGTCACGTGACGGAGCGCAGCGACGGGTCTGCCGCCGCCTCTCTGCTGGACAGCGACGAGCTGGAGCGCACCGGCATCGACCTCGGGACCACCGGGCGGCTGCAGCTCATGGCTCGTCTCGCCGAGG GGACTGGTCTGCAGATCCCTCCAGCTGCCCAGCAAGCGCTGCAGATGAGCGGCGCCATCGCCATCGGCGCCATGGCCGCCGTCTCGG ctgcCATGAATCCATCCATGAACCTCAACATGAACCCGCCGGCCCTCAACCTTCCGTCTCAGCCGCTGGCCACACACTGTTTCCAACTCTCCAATATGTTCAACCCCAGCAG TGAGGAGCATCCCGGCTGGGAGGTGGACATCCAGCACGATGTCATCGAGGAGTGCAACAAACATGGTGGCGTGGTTCACATCTACGTGGACAAGAACTCAACGGAG GGCAACGTGTATGTCAAGTGTCCGTCCATCCCCGCTGCCATGGCGGCCGTCAGCGCTCTTCACGGACGATACTTTGCAG GCAAGATGATCAAGGCGGCATACGTGCCGCTTCCCGCCTACCACAACTTGTTCCCGGACGCCGCCACCGCCACGCAGCTGCTGGTCCCGCCCCCGCGGCGATGA